Sequence from the Candidatus Aegiribacteria sp. genome:
CCGACACTGATTCTCGGTCTGCTTCTGGCTTTTCTTTTCATGCCGACACAGAAAATAGCCCAACAGAAGCTGGAAAAGCACTTCTACCCCGAAAGGGTCAGGTTAAGGGAGCTTCTGAAGAATTTCCTCGCATCCAATATTGTCAGGACTGAAAGTAAAACTTTCTGGAAAGAACTCGAGAAAAAACTGGCCGATGGATTGTCAGCGGAAAAGATTTACCCGGTACTGAGAATGGTTGATAAGGATTGCTTTGCGGTGGAGCTTGAGGAGCCGGCACCATTTGACATAAGGGACGAAATTGTGAGGAGCCTGGAAAGCAAGGATAACCCCATTTTGTTTGACGAACTCATAGCAAGTGGTAAGATCAGGCTGTCAAAGGAGCAGGAAGAATGGTTCCTTTTAAGGAAGAGTGCGATACTTCTTCCCCTTTCAACCAGTTCAGGTCTTGTAGGTTTTCTCGTGATAAGCAGTAAAACCAACGGTGAAGACTTTACGGCAGAAGAACTTGAACTGCTGGCGAATTTCTCCGCCCAGACAGCGCTTGTTGCGGAGAACTTCGAACTTCTGAATGAAAAGCTTATTAAACAAAAGCTTGACGCACAGATGAAAGTAGCAAGGGATATTCAGAAGGGACTGTTGCCCGGTGATATTCCCGGCAGACCCGGCCTTGAGGTTGAAGCACTCATCAGATTCTGTCTTGAAGTTGCGGGGGACTACTACGATGTAATTCCTCTTGATGATAATAGAACATTACTTTCAATTGGAGATGTGGCTGGAAAAGGTGTTGGACCGGCAATGCTGATGGCAAATCTTCAGGCTTCGCTCAGAACCACACAAGCAATGGGAGCGTCACTTGTGGAATCATCTTCGCAGATAAACAGAATCGTATGCGAAAACACTCCTTCTGAACTTTTCATAACTTTTTTCATGGCGCTGATCGATACAGAAGAAGTCTGCATGAACTATGTAAACGCCGGCCATAACCCACCATTTCTTATCGGTAAGGATGGGCACGTGAAAATGCTGGCCAGAGGGGGACTCCTTCTTGGAGTAAAGGATGATGCTGAATACGATGAGGGAAAAATACGGTTCAACCATGGCGATATACTTCTTATGTACACCGATGGCGTTTCTGAATCAATGAGTTCATCCGGGAAGGAGTATGGAGAAAAGAGACTCGCCAGACTCGTTTCATCTAACAGAGAACTCCCTCTTTCTGACCTTCTGCATCTGATAGAAAAAGACGTTGAAGAGCATCACGGATCAAATGAGTACGATGATGACTTCACCCTGCTGGCGGCAAGATTGATCGGGGACGTACCACACTTCTTCAACCAGGCAGACCGATTGCATTAGATATTTTGATTATAAATATCTAAGACATGCTATTATCATTTGATTTCTTCATTAAGATTTTTTGCGGTTTTGACCGTTTATTTAACATATTAATGCAACTGTCAATACATTTCATACAACACCAGCCTGCCGTCCAGTTTCCCGTTGTGAAGAGGAATCTTGATTGATGTTTTCAGTCCCACATTTTTTATAAGTTTTCTCTTTCCGAAGTAGACCCAGGCTTTTGTACCGCTGCAGCGCTGCTTCAGAAAATCGCCAACTTCCTTAACAAACAATCCCATGTTCTCGTTTTTTTGGAGTCGCAGCCCGTAGGGAGGATTTGTAATTAATGTCATATTTTTCAGTTCAGCAATATTCTGATACGATGTTGTTTCAAGGTTTATCCTGTTTCCGGAAGGCAGCAGGCTGCAGTTGACCGATGCTGCGCTTACGGCTTCACTGGAAATATCAGAACCACTGATCAATCCCTCAGGAAGCTCTCTGATTTGTGAATTAATCGCCTTTTTAACTATTTTCCAGATATTCCTGTCAAATTCGGGAAGATTCTGAAATCCGAATCTTCTTCGGAGATAGCCCGAGGGTATTCGGCAGTATTTCATCAGGGCTTCGCAAAGAACTGTACCTGACCCGCAGAAGGGGTCGTAAAGAGGTGTGGACCCGTCCCATCCTGAGAGTTCAACTAATGCCGCAGCGAGTGTTTCCTGCATGGGGGCTTCTACCGAATACTTCCGGTAACCCCTTCGATGCATTGAACCTCCTCCAGTATCAAGTCTTATGTAGGCACGGTTACCGAATATCCGGAGACCAATCCACAGGTCGGGGGTTTTGGTTTCAACATTCGGTCTTCTGCCATGCCTTTCCATGAACCAGTCGGCGATGGCATCCTTTAGTTTTAGAGCAGCGTACTGCGAATGACTTATTTTCGAATCGTGTACAGACGCAAAAATTGCAAAGGTGTTATCAGGGGTAAGAAATTGTGACCAATCTATAGATTGGGCCGTACTGTACAGGTATCTGTCACTGTGGCAATCAAAAGTGATTATTGGAGCCATGATCCTTGAAAAGAACCTTG
This genomic interval carries:
- a CDS encoding SpoIIE family protein phosphatase, which codes for MKRVISVLMIAVSVVIIGFSSICMIREFSKVINLSGMGDMWSFLWLKECSPYAEFAEVDSGDFKAPPIPVAGDILVEVDGLPSTQSNYFSVFNVDTPAGKEIDIKFIHESKTYVTTVITRSIPLVMKLQIWILVILRTLIVVGLILVGLWGLFKKPYSSSVRSLTLFCYTLAVAMNVNSPAISDAYAAFQIPSIVLLILNSIAMFAAAFWLKLQMLFPVRQKWFDKHKLFINILLFAPGIIFGVALIAWHRHLNLAVTITWTLFLSLGYLLLLRNHCRADNFIEKRQTRLILLGSAPGIIFIITFSWFMQIAPELYKNWSFITRMLIINIMFLLMLLIPVTFMYAFGRYKLLSVEAKLKRGTRFIVVNVILLFLFIGLLYVFGELILKHLGIDTRTPTLILGLLLAFLFMPTQKIAQQKLEKHFYPERVRLRELLKNFLASNIVRTESKTFWKELEKKLADGLSAEKIYPVLRMVDKDCFAVELEEPAPFDIRDEIVRSLESKDNPILFDELIASGKIRLSKEQEEWFLLRKSAILLPLSTSSGLVGFLVISSKTNGEDFTAEELELLANFSAQTALVAENFELLNEKLIKQKLDAQMKVARDIQKGLLPGDIPGRPGLEVEALIRFCLEVAGDYYDVIPLDDNRTLLSIGDVAGKGVGPAMLMANLQASLRTTQAMGASLVESSSQINRIVCENTPSELFITFFMALIDTEEVCMNYVNAGHNPPFLIGKDGHVKMLARGGLLLGVKDDAEYDEGKIRFNHGDILLMYTDGVSESMSSSGKEYGEKRLARLVSSNRELPLSDLLHLIEKDVEEHHGSNEYDDDFTLLAARLIGDVPHFFNQADRLH
- a CDS encoding class I SAM-dependent RNA methyltransferase, yielding MFEYQKTGRFFGMIAEDLKSIGEEELRRLGASELKPVFRGVFFRCDIETLYRISYQARFFSRIMAPIITFDCHSDRYLYSTAQSIDWSQFLTPDNTFAIFASVHDSKISHSQYAALKLKDAIADWFMERHGRRPNVETKTPDLWIGLRIFGNRAYIRLDTGGGSMHRRGYRKYSVEAPMQETLAAALVELSGWDGSTPLYDPFCGSGTVLCEALMKYCRIPSGYLRRRFGFQNLPEFDRNIWKIVKKAINSQIRELPEGLISGSDISSEAVSAASVNCSLLPSGNRINLETTSYQNIAELKNMTLITNPPYGLRLQKNENMGLFVKEVGDFLKQRCSGTKAWVYFGKRKLIKNVGLKTSIKIPLHNGKLDGRLVLYEMY